Sequence from the Methanobrevibacter sp. genome:
GTTAAAAATAGAATAAAACCTATCAATAATTGTTTTTGCCTGTGCAGTCATCTGACCAAAGTATATTGGTGAAGCTAAAATAACACCAGCGCCTTCTGCCAATTGGTCAATGATTTCAGCACCATCATCATTGAATCTGCAGTCTTTGCCTTTTGCACAGATTTCACAACCGCTACAGGGATTAATATCCAACCCTTGTAAGAAATATTTCTTAACTTCATGACCGTTATCTTCAGCTCCCTTAATCATCTCATCCAAAACACGATTAGTATTGCCCTTTTTTCTAGGGCTTGCCTGTAATGCTAAAATTTTCATAATAATCAATCTCCA
This genomic interval carries:
- a CDS encoding flavodoxin family protein, yielding MKILALQASPRKKGNTNRVLDEMIKGAEDNGHEVKKYFLQGLDINPCSGCEICAKGKDCRFNDDGAEIIDQLAEGAGVILASPIYFGQMTAQAKTIIDRFYSIFN